A genomic segment from Methanoplanus limicola DSM 2279 encodes:
- a CDS encoding antitoxin VapB family protein: protein MAQSANPQTQRKTITISIDTFNRIKARKGENDTYDDVICRFIAEPREPDEIDEYLEELKKNRKEYKRIAGYVKEEIKEAEGE from the coding sequence ATGGCGCAGAGTGCAAACCCTCAGACGCAGAGGAAGACAATAACCATCAGCATAGATACCTTTAACCGCATTAAAGCAAGAAAAGGTGAAAATGACACTTATGATGACGTCATATGCAGATTCATTGCAGAACCACGTGAACCTGATGAAATAGATGAGTATCTTGAGGAACTAAAGAAAAACAGGAAAGAATATAAACGAATTGCAGGTTACGTCAAAGAAGAAATTAAAGAAGCAGAAGGAGAATAA
- a CDS encoding FIST signal transduction protein, translating to MKTSTAYSIKTDINDASEEIKSKFAGINPKMVIFFSSSVYPAKDTARLMKEKFPDATVIGCTTSGEIISSGMLKNSIVAMAFPEEMISDIALEIVKNPGDTKNTEKAFESFGRHFGKPMSDLEFEDYVGIILADGLSNSEEKVMDKIGDLTNITFIGGSAGDDLKFEKTCIFADKETFTDAVLLAVIKPANGFDIIKTQSFSALDKKMTATKVDEENRTVIEFNGRPAAEEYASQLGVDTKKLPEQFMTHPLGVITDDDIFVRSPQQVAGSAVKFYCNIIEGMELNILKSDDIVESTRKDVNEKLSELKEISGLINFNCILRTLELESKNQTEEYAEIFENIPAIGFSTYGEEYIGHINQTATMLVFK from the coding sequence ATGAAAACTTCAACAGCATACTCTATAAAAACCGACATCAATGATGCATCTGAGGAGATTAAATCCAAATTTGCAGGAATAAACCCAAAGATGGTTATTTTCTTCTCATCATCAGTTTACCCTGCAAAAGATACCGCCAGACTTATGAAGGAGAAATTTCCGGACGCAACTGTAATAGGATGTACAACATCAGGTGAGATTATAAGCAGCGGAATGCTAAAAAACTCCATCGTTGCAATGGCATTTCCTGAAGAAATGATCTCAGACATCGCCCTTGAAATAGTCAAAAATCCGGGCGACACCAAAAACACTGAAAAAGCGTTTGAATCCTTCGGCAGGCACTTTGGAAAACCAATGTCAGACCTCGAATTTGAGGATTACGTCGGCATCATTCTCGCCGACGGCCTGAGCAATTCCGAAGAAAAAGTTATGGACAAAATAGGTGATCTCACAAATATAACCTTTATAGGCGGATCTGCCGGAGATGACCTGAAATTTGAGAAAACCTGCATCTTCGCAGACAAAGAGACCTTCACAGATGCAGTACTGCTTGCAGTAATTAAACCCGCAAACGGATTTGACATAATAAAAACCCAGAGTTTTTCCGCTCTTGATAAAAAAATGACTGCTACAAAGGTAGATGAAGAGAACAGGACAGTCATAGAGTTCAACGGCAGGCCGGCTGCTGAAGAGTATGCATCACAGCTCGGTGTGGATACAAAAAAACTTCCCGAACAGTTCATGACGCACCCCCTCGGTGTAATTACGGATGACGACATATTTGTCAGAAGCCCGCAGCAGGTTGCCGGCAGTGCAGTGAAATTCTACTGCAACATCATCGAGGGAATGGAACTGAACATTCTCAAATCCGATGACATAGTAGAGAGCACAAGAAAGGATGTAAATGAGAAACTGTCAGAACTGAAAGAGATTTCGGGCCTGATTAACTTCAACTGCATCTTAAGAACCCTCGAACTGGAATCCAAAAACCAGACTGAAGAGTATGCTGAAATATTTGAAAACATCCCTGCAATCGGATTCAGCACATATGGCGAGGAGTACATCGGTCACATAAACCAGACAGCAACAATGCTTGTATTTAAGTAA
- a CDS encoding DUF2070 family protein: MGSSQESMLEGLSRLIVTPQDWKKSVLFIVLAGICIDLLGYAGIFTMKSENFVLPFFGIACFTLPGIFSVFMTNFLLSSYGRKISRDWSALLSALCVGVSIIFSFLPLTIFWDDLEFFFAISIAAVFSLRIITLLVLADSRFSHVFFPAFSQSLFAGFTGTIFFPDEFFIFTFLLQLFFGGGMFLIVWLIERPLKINFGVSALGMANAFMAHVNDGSKALDAIFTELGEEVFVPQVTLFFKREGKDEIIFTVPNVHPGPLGEIGGSNLPFQLNALLGRDTLVPHGAATHDFNPVSPDEILKIADAVESTRKDLVFSGKASRMVHFDEKPVHATAQVFGDSLLIIASRSPEVTDDLDFSVGLAIMEGGRRYFKNTAFVDGHNSMKDIAPAVHSGSRKAIEYMRTAEVASGSMHGMDTFSFETGIFTVKLPFGRERGFGDLGVQAFAVRSGGEISVYLLFDGNNMVSGLRERIIDLVVGETDAGACEVMTTDTHVVNIISGKNPVGGAVPLEDFSDYILDAVRGATDDLAPSEVAVSTAWCDGVRVFGSHKISQLASSAGAMIGLLIPVAVIILFLSLLTTVLVYMVLLF, encoded by the coding sequence ATGGGAAGTTCACAGGAGAGCATGCTTGAGGGGCTGTCACGCCTCATTGTCACACCGCAGGACTGGAAAAAGTCTGTATTATTTATTGTACTTGCCGGAATCTGCATCGACCTGCTCGGATACGCCGGCATATTCACTATGAAGAGTGAGAACTTTGTCCTGCCTTTCTTTGGGATAGCATGCTTCACACTGCCGGGAATTTTCTCGGTTTTCATGACCAATTTTTTACTCTCTTCCTATGGCCGAAAGATAAGCCGTGACTGGTCTGCTCTCCTTTCAGCCTTATGCGTCGGTGTGAGTATTATATTTTCTTTTCTTCCGCTTACAATATTCTGGGATGACCTTGAATTTTTCTTTGCGATATCAATTGCCGCTGTATTTTCTTTAAGGATAATTACCCTCCTTGTCCTCGCCGACAGCAGGTTCTCCCATGTATTCTTCCCGGCATTTTCACAGAGCCTCTTTGCCGGATTTACAGGCACGATATTTTTTCCGGATGAGTTCTTTATCTTTACATTCCTGCTTCAGTTATTCTTCGGTGGCGGTATGTTTCTCATCGTCTGGCTCATTGAAAGGCCTCTTAAGATAAATTTTGGTGTGAGTGCGCTTGGAATGGCAAATGCCTTTATGGCGCATGTTAATGACGGTTCCAAAGCCCTTGATGCGATATTTACCGAGCTTGGTGAGGAGGTCTTTGTCCCGCAGGTAACTCTCTTTTTTAAAAGGGAGGGTAAGGATGAGATAATCTTTACAGTGCCGAATGTCCATCCCGGCCCTCTTGGTGAGATCGGCGGGAGCAACCTTCCTTTTCAGCTGAATGCCCTTCTTGGGAGAGATACTCTTGTTCCGCACGGGGCGGCTACGCATGACTTCAATCCTGTATCTCCGGATGAGATTTTAAAGATTGCTGATGCGGTTGAAAGTACGAGAAAGGATCTTGTCTTCTCCGGAAAGGCAAGCCGGATGGTTCATTTCGATGAAAAGCCTGTTCATGCAACCGCCCAGGTTTTTGGAGATTCTCTTCTGATTATCGCCTCACGTTCTCCTGAGGTTACCGATGATCTCGACTTCTCAGTCGGTCTTGCAATTATGGAGGGCGGGCGGAGGTATTTTAAGAATACCGCCTTTGTTGATGGTCATAACAGCATGAAGGATATTGCCCCGGCTGTTCATTCAGGTTCAAGGAAGGCTATAGAGTATATGCGTACGGCAGAGGTTGCCTCCGGGAGTATGCATGGGATGGATACTTTCAGCTTTGAAACCGGAATTTTCACTGTAAAACTTCCTTTCGGGCGGGAACGTGGATTTGGTGACCTCGGGGTTCAGGCATTTGCTGTCCGTTCCGGCGGGGAAATTTCGGTTTATCTTCTCTTTGACGGGAATAATATGGTGAGCGGGCTTAGGGAGAGGATAATTGATCTTGTTGTCGGTGAGACGGATGCCGGTGCCTGTGAGGTTATGACAACTGACACCCATGTTGTCAATATAATCTCCGGAAAAAATCCTGTTGGCGGTGCTGTCCCTCTTGAAGACTTCTCAGATTATATTCTCGATGCTGTAAGGGGAGCGACAGATGATCTTGCGCCGTCTGAGGTTGCCGTTTCAACTGCCTGGTGTGATGGTGTGAGAGTATTTGGTTCTCATAAGATCTCTCAGCTTGCAAGTTCGGCAGGGGCTATGATCGGTCTTTTAATTCCGGTTGCGGTGATAATTCTTTTTCTCTCACTGCTGACAACAGTTCTTGTCTATATGGTCCTGCTGTTCTGA
- a CDS encoding restriction endonuclease subunit S, giving the protein MRTMKDSGIEWIGKIPEDWNVFTLKRVFSERNGGAWGEEAKGNDGDLICIRVADFNFSNLKISIKNEYTKRNYPKNIIDKLLLKPGDILIEKSGGGDLTPVGRVVIFLEDFPAIYANFIEKLKVNREHYPMYVEYLLSTLYNTTISLKYIKQTTGIQNLDISAFLSKENVALPNINEQTRIASFLDKKCAAIDSAIENQRASIDKLKEYRQSVITEAVTKGLNPDVPMKDSGVEWIGEIPEGWDVTKVSMLYNVVLGKMLSNNPSDESDTLENYLCAANLKWDGIRVDEVKRMWFSKTEKSRYLLNKGDIVVTEGGDIGVSSEYLGEASPCYIQNAVHKVTAKDKNASNKLFYYWMGAVKNSGYLDLICNKATIAHYTKEKLCTTPVLAIPIKEQTEITGYLDEKCTAIDEAVSGKEKLIEKLEEYKKSLIYEAVTGKIEIAEIST; this is encoded by the coding sequence ATGAGAACAATGAAAGATTCCGGTATTGAGTGGATAGGCAAAATCCCGGAAGACTGGAATGTCTTTACACTGAAAAGAGTTTTCTCTGAAAGAAATGGTGGTGCTTGGGGAGAAGAAGCAAAAGGTAATGATGGTGATTTAATTTGCATTAGAGTTGCAGATTTTAATTTTTCAAATTTGAAAATCTCTATAAAAAACGAATACACAAAAAGAAATTATCCTAAAAACATTATAGACAAGTTACTGCTTAAACCTGGAGATATTCTAATTGAAAAATCGGGTGGTGGAGACTTAACTCCAGTAGGACGTGTTGTAATATTTCTTGAAGACTTTCCTGCAATTTATGCAAATTTTATTGAAAAGCTCAAAGTAAATAGAGAACATTACCCAATGTATGTTGAGTACTTATTATCAACATTATATAATACAACAATATCATTAAAATACATCAAACAAACAACCGGCATTCAAAATTTAGATATATCTGCATTTTTATCTAAAGAAAATGTGGCTCTGCCAAACATAAATGAACAAACCCGCATCGCCTCATTCCTCGACAAAAAATGTGCCGCGATTGACTCTGCAATCGAAAATCAGCGGGCATCTATTGATAAGCTGAAGGAATACCGGCAGTCGGTGATAACTGAGGCTGTGACAAAGGGCCTGAATCCGGATGTGCCTATGAAGGATTCCGGTGTTGAATGGATTGGTGAGATTCCGGAAGGGTGGGATGTAACAAAAGTATCAATGCTCTACAATGTAGTTTTAGGGAAGATGCTTAGCAATAATCCTTCAGATGAATCTGATACTTTGGAAAATTATCTGTGTGCGGCTAACTTAAAATGGGACGGAATACGGGTTGATGAAGTTAAGCGAATGTGGTTTTCTAAGACTGAAAAATCTCGTTATCTATTAAATAAAGGGGATATTGTCGTTACTGAAGGTGGGGATATTGGTGTCTCATCAGAATATCTTGGAGAAGCAAGTCCTTGTTATATTCAAAATGCTGTCCATAAAGTAACTGCAAAAGACAAGAATGCAAGCAATAAATTATTTTACTATTGGATGGGTGCTGTAAAAAATTCAGGATACTTAGATTTAATCTGCAATAAGGCAACCATTGCTCATTATACAAAAGAAAAATTATGCACAACTCCTGTTTTAGCTATTCCTATAAAAGAACAAACCGAAATCACCGGATATCTTGATGAAAAATGCACTGCTATTGATGAAGCAGTGTCCGGGAAGGAGAAACTTATTGAGAAACTTGAGGAGTATAAGAAATCGCTGATATATGAGGCAGTAACCGGAAAGATTGAAATTGCAGAGATTTCAACATAA
- a CDS encoding diacylglycerol/polyprenol kinase family protein encodes MREIFRKTSHMAFGLLITAFIFLSPHDLAVQVMTAVVFVSVAIADAISKGYNIPLFSAIVNRMERDVNVPGKGAIVFFISALLCTVIFSNDYAAIAILVLSVTDGISTIVGTKAGRHRLYKKKSWEGTAAGLIAGFIVLLPFLTPATAVILAIAGSAAELLSPIDDNLTVPFVVCIVLYALQFI; translated from the coding sequence ATGAGAGAAATTTTCAGAAAGACCTCCCATATGGCATTTGGTCTTCTCATCACCGCATTCATATTCTTATCCCCGCATGACCTTGCCGTGCAGGTTATGACAGCAGTTGTTTTTGTATCTGTCGCAATTGCGGATGCGATATCAAAAGGCTACAATATCCCGCTTTTCTCAGCGATAGTAAACAGGATGGAGAGGGATGTCAATGTTCCCGGTAAAGGTGCAATAGTATTTTTCATAAGCGCCCTTCTCTGCACAGTAATATTCTCCAATGATTACGCCGCAATCGCCATCCTGGTACTCTCGGTAACTGACGGAATTTCAACAATAGTCGGGACAAAAGCCGGCAGACACAGACTATACAAAAAGAAATCCTGGGAAGGGACAGCAGCCGGACTTATAGCCGGATTTATTGTCCTTCTGCCATTCTTAACACCGGCAACAGCAGTTATTCTTGCCATAGCAGGTTCGGCTGCCGAACTGCTCTCACCAATAGATGACAACCTGACAGTGCCTTTTGTGGTATGCATCGTACTGTATGCACTTCAGTTTATCTGA
- a CDS encoding flavodoxin family protein, giving the protein MKVTGFVGSPRKNGNTAALVFKVLEGAEKAGAETELVYLCDYDFKDCQGCMHCKSSDSCRLEDGMQELYDKIRFSDAIVFGTPVYFSQMSGLMKNFIDRMYALIDREYNSRIDAGIKYSVVMTQGNPNRAAFRDITKTFDFAMHFFEGVNSGWVVAGGLAKPKDVLEQEDILDEAFETGIKLAGQNNSEETGI; this is encoded by the coding sequence ATGAAAGTAACTGGTTTTGTGGGAAGCCCAAGGAAGAATGGAAACACAGCCGCACTGGTATTCAAAGTGCTTGAAGGTGCTGAAAAGGCAGGTGCAGAGACCGAACTTGTATATCTCTGCGATTATGACTTCAAAGACTGCCAGGGATGTATGCACTGCAAGTCGAGCGACAGTTGCAGGCTTGAAGACGGAATGCAGGAGTTATATGACAAAATCAGATTCTCAGATGCCATAGTATTCGGCACTCCGGTTTACTTCTCCCAGATGTCAGGACTGATGAAAAATTTCATCGACAGAATGTATGCACTAATCGACAGGGAATACAACTCAAGAATAGATGCCGGAATAAAATACTCAGTTGTCATGACACAGGGCAACCCCAACAGGGCAGCATTCAGGGACATTACAAAAACCTTTGACTTTGCAATGCACTTCTTTGAAGGTGTGAATTCCGGCTGGGTTGTCGCAGGCGGACTTGCGAAGCCAAAAGACGTCCTCGAACAGGAGGATATACTTGACGAAGCGTTTGAAACCGGAATAAAACTTGCAGGTCAGAATAACAGTGAAGAAACAGGGATTTAA
- a CDS encoding type I restriction endonuclease subunit R, translated as MNNSSTYGDFKQMAAGDYTEKQFETDIEYSLCTDGGYVRGNPEQFNRTLALDTETLLTFIKTTQPKEWKKYTSIYGSESEKAFLERFTRETARTGIIRVLRQGINDRGCRFRVIYRKPETAINEESKERYEQNILHCTRQLHYSPANENSLDIVLFVNGIPVVSIELKNQFTGQNAANAIGQYRFDRNSRDPIFEFKQRIIVHFAIDLCNVYMTTRLNGAKTKFIPFNQGSNGAGEVGGAGNPLTYDRYQTSYLWEKVLTKDCLLEILHKYLHIKTETVTDSNGKTEIKETLIFPRYHQLDVVTKLLSDVKENGAGKNYLIQHSAGSGKSNSIAWLAHRLSGLHDSSDEKIFKSTIVVTDRKVLDSQLQDTIYQFDHVQGVVVKIDKNSKQLRDAINSGAGIIITTLQKFPVIFKEIRSENRNFAVIVDEAHSSQTGEAAKKLKTALADTEEILEEYAKAELEEEEKRPDEEDKLVAEIAAQGQHKNLSFFAFTATPKDKTLQMFGVRQPDGTYRAYHIYSMRQAIEEGFILDVLKNYMTYSMYYRIIKNIPDDPELDTAAGIKAIRRYESLHPHNLAQKTAIMVEHFRNRTKNQIGGRAKAMVVTPSRLHAVRYCFEFKRYIKDKGYTDLDVLVAFSGEITDDGTTWTEEKINRTKSGEQIKEKQLPKEFHENFNILIVAEKYQTGFDEPYLHTMFVDKKLSGVKAVQTLSRINRTAEGKESTFVLDFVNSAEDIQKAFQQYYEATILAEETDPNVLYDLKYTLDDFRVYREPEINSFAEIFFADKEEMGRLSATLRPAMDRFAAKSPEDRETFRTTLSRFIRIYGFITQVCRMFDPDLHKFSAYAKFLSTVLPKGEKVTVDLDDKILLQYYRLEKNFAGSIVMDRHDDYSIDPIKGEAGAKKEKKDTLTKLLDRINEKFGTDFTEMDKVLLQIENDIRAEESLVNFAQNNDERVFRPVFEKVFKDIAIQRYEQNDEFFIRMFNDSSFMQYTMDLMRSDIYRKIRTAQV; from the coding sequence ATGAATAATAGTTCAACATACGGGGATTTTAAGCAGATGGCAGCCGGAGATTACACAGAAAAACAGTTTGAGACCGATATAGAATATTCACTATGCACAGACGGCGGTTATGTCAGGGGAAACCCGGAACAGTTCAACCGCACTCTTGCACTTGACACAGAAACCCTCCTTACATTCATAAAGACAACACAGCCAAAGGAATGGAAGAAATACACAAGTATCTACGGCAGTGAGAGTGAAAAGGCATTCCTTGAGAGATTCACAAGGGAAACTGCAAGAACAGGCATAATCCGGGTACTCAGGCAGGGAATAAACGACAGGGGATGCAGATTCAGGGTAATCTACCGGAAGCCGGAGACCGCAATCAACGAAGAGTCAAAAGAACGCTACGAACAGAATATCCTCCACTGCACAAGACAGCTCCATTACTCACCTGCAAATGAGAACAGTCTTGACATTGTGCTTTTCGTAAACGGAATTCCGGTTGTGTCAATCGAACTCAAAAACCAGTTCACCGGCCAGAATGCTGCAAACGCAATCGGGCAGTACAGATTTGACAGAAACTCCCGCGACCCTATCTTTGAATTCAAACAGAGAATTATTGTCCACTTCGCAATCGATCTCTGCAACGTCTATATGACCACCCGCCTAAACGGGGCAAAAACAAAATTCATACCCTTCAATCAGGGATCAAACGGAGCAGGCGAGGTAGGAGGAGCGGGAAACCCTCTCACCTATGACAGATACCAGACATCATATCTCTGGGAGAAAGTCCTCACAAAAGACTGCCTCCTTGAAATCCTGCACAAATACCTCCATATTAAAACCGAAACTGTAACCGACAGCAACGGAAAGACAGAGATAAAAGAGACCCTTATATTCCCAAGATACCATCAGCTTGACGTTGTAACAAAACTCCTGTCAGATGTAAAAGAGAATGGTGCAGGCAAAAACTACCTCATACAGCACAGTGCCGGGAGCGGAAAGTCAAACTCCATCGCATGGCTCGCACACCGGCTCTCAGGGCTGCATGACAGTTCAGACGAAAAAATCTTCAAATCGACAATAGTCGTCACCGACAGAAAAGTCCTCGACAGCCAGCTCCAGGATACAATATATCAGTTCGACCATGTCCAAGGTGTTGTTGTAAAAATAGACAAAAACTCAAAACAGCTTAGAGATGCAATCAACTCAGGTGCAGGAATAATCATCACAACGCTTCAGAAATTTCCGGTAATCTTTAAGGAAATAAGATCAGAAAACAGAAATTTTGCGGTAATCGTGGATGAAGCACATTCGTCACAGACCGGAGAAGCGGCAAAAAAGCTCAAAACGGCCCTTGCAGACACAGAAGAGATCCTTGAGGAGTATGCAAAAGCCGAACTCGAAGAAGAGGAGAAACGCCCGGACGAAGAAGATAAGTTGGTCGCCGAAATTGCAGCACAGGGACAGCATAAAAACCTCTCATTCTTTGCCTTCACAGCAACACCAAAAGACAAAACACTCCAGATGTTTGGAGTCAGACAGCCGGACGGCACTTACAGGGCATATCACATCTACTCAATGCGTCAGGCCATTGAAGAGGGATTCATCCTTGACGTACTGAAAAACTACATGACATACAGCATGTACTACCGGATAATCAAAAACATACCCGATGACCCGGAGCTTGACACAGCCGCAGGAATAAAGGCGATAAGACGTTATGAAAGCCTTCACCCCCACAACCTCGCCCAAAAGACCGCCATCATGGTTGAGCACTTCAGAAACCGGACTAAAAACCAGATCGGAGGCAGGGCAAAGGCAATGGTCGTCACACCGTCACGCCTTCACGCAGTCAGATACTGCTTTGAGTTTAAGCGGTACATCAAAGACAAAGGTTACACAGACCTTGATGTTTTAGTCGCCTTCTCCGGTGAAATAACCGATGACGGGACGACATGGACCGAAGAGAAGATTAACAGAACAAAATCCGGTGAACAGATTAAGGAGAAACAGCTCCCGAAAGAGTTCCATGAAAATTTCAATATCCTCATAGTAGCTGAGAAATACCAGACCGGATTTGACGAACCTTATCTCCACACAATGTTTGTCGATAAAAAACTCAGCGGAGTAAAAGCAGTTCAGACACTCTCACGGATAAACAGAACTGCCGAAGGCAAAGAGAGCACATTTGTCCTTGACTTTGTAAACTCCGCAGAAGATATTCAGAAGGCATTTCAGCAGTATTACGAAGCAACCATCCTTGCCGAAGAGACAGACCCCAATGTATTATACGACCTTAAATACACCCTTGACGACTTCCGGGTTTACAGAGAGCCAGAGATAAACTCCTTTGCTGAAATCTTCTTTGCAGATAAAGAGGAAATGGGAAGACTCTCAGCAACGCTCCGGCCTGCAATGGACAGGTTCGCTGCAAAGTCTCCGGAGGACCGTGAAACATTCAGAACAACACTCTCGCGTTTCATCCGGATATATGGGTTCATCACACAGGTATGCAGGATGTTTGACCCGGATTTGCACAAATTCAGTGCATATGCAAAATTCCTCTCAACCGTACTTCCAAAGGGAGAAAAAGTTACTGTGGACCTGGACGATAAAATTCTTCTGCAGTACTACAGGCTTGAAAAGAACTTTGCAGGGTCAATCGTCATGGACAGGCATGACGACTATTCCATCGATCCAATCAAAGGAGAGGCCGGAGCAAAAAAAGAGAAGAAAGACACGCTCACAAAACTTCTTGACCGGATAAATGAAAAGTTCGGCACAGACTTTACCGAGATGGATAAGGTTCTCTTACAGATTGAAAATGATATCCGGGCCGAAGAGAGCCTTGTCAATTTTGCACAGAACAATGATGAGCGTGTCTTCAGACCGGTCTTTGAAAAAGTGTTCAAAGATATAGCAATTCAGAGGTATGAGCAGAATGATGAATTTTTCATCCGCATGTTCAATGATTCTTCATTTATGCAGTACACAATGGACCTGATGCGTTCAGACATATACAGAAAGATCAGGACCGCACAGGTGTGA
- a CDS encoding ATP-binding protein, whose product MNLSRLVKELAGLPTETEWVEFKQNNASHEDIGEYISALGNSATYHDKNSAYLIWGVSDDTHGIVGTTFDYRSYKVGNEELENWLRHMLSDNADFEFQKADVDGKNVVLLTIRKAISRPVTFKNNAYIRVGSYKKPLKSYPAMETRLWNRINNSDYELLTAKQNLKKEDVVRCLDYTTYFDLVKMPLPTEIDQIVHYLAEERIVILEDNGLYSITNLGAIMFARKLSYFPGIFRKSIRVIQYRGSSRIEAIREYEESKGYASGFEGLITYISGLLPMGEVIVSGMRRTVSSYPMDAVRELIANALIHQDLSITGAGPMIEIFESRIEITNPGAPLVDVWRIIDNPPRSRNEIMSSLMRRVGFCEERGSGWDKVVSLCEFSQLPVPKIEEYDEFTRVTMYSHIPYNKMTHEERLWACYMHACLKQVSNDYMTNKSLRERFGLSNSKNSAVSRLIKDALANDLIKPFDPDTAPRYMKYVPIWA is encoded by the coding sequence ATGAATCTGAGTCGTTTGGTCAAAGAACTTGCAGGACTTCCAACTGAAACCGAATGGGTTGAGTTTAAGCAGAACAATGCCAGTCATGAAGATATTGGAGAATATATCAGTGCACTTGGAAATTCGGCAACATATCATGATAAAAACTCAGCTTATTTGATCTGGGGTGTCAGTGACGATACACACGGGATTGTGGGGACAACTTTTGATTACCGGAGTTATAAGGTCGGCAATGAAGAGCTTGAAAACTGGCTCCGGCATATGCTGAGTGATAACGCGGATTTTGAGTTTCAGAAGGCTGATGTTGACGGCAAAAACGTTGTCCTTCTTACCATCCGAAAGGCAATATCCAGACCGGTTACGTTTAAAAATAATGCTTATATCCGTGTAGGCAGTTACAAAAAGCCATTAAAATCCTATCCTGCAATGGAAACAAGGCTCTGGAACAGGATTAATAACTCAGATTATGAACTGCTGACTGCAAAGCAGAATCTAAAGAAGGAGGATGTTGTCAGGTGTCTGGATTATACCACATATTTTGATCTGGTCAAAATGCCTCTTCCAACTGAGATTGATCAGATTGTTCATTATCTTGCAGAGGAGCGTATTGTTATTTTGGAGGACAACGGTCTGTATTCAATAACAAATCTTGGTGCGATCATGTTTGCCCGGAAACTGTCCTATTTTCCGGGGATTTTCAGAAAGAGTATTCGGGTTATTCAGTACAGGGGCAGCAGCCGGATTGAAGCAATCCGTGAGTATGAGGAATCAAAGGGCTATGCTTCAGGCTTTGAAGGTCTTATTACATACATAAGCGGGCTTTTGCCGATGGGTGAAGTTATTGTGTCAGGTATGAGAAGAACTGTCTCTTCTTATCCGATGGATGCAGTCCGTGAACTTATTGCAAATGCACTTATTCATCAGGACTTATCAATAACCGGTGCAGGCCCTATGATTGAGATATTTGAAAGCCGTATTGAGATCACCAATCCGGGGGCACCGCTTGTTGATGTCTGGCGTATTATTGACAATCCTCCAAGGTCACGCAATGAGATAATGTCTTCCCTGATGCGAAGAGTTGGTTTTTGTGAAGAGCGTGGAAGCGGATGGGACAAAGTGGTTTCTCTTTGTGAGTTCTCACAGCTCCCGGTGCCTAAGATTGAGGAGTATGACGAGTTTACCAGAGTAACGATGTACAGCCACATCCCTTACAATAAGATGACTCATGAAGAGAGGTTGTGGGCCTGCTATATGCACGCATGTTTAAAGCAGGTCAGCAATGATTATATGACCAATAAATCCCTGCGTGAACGTTTTGGTCTTTCTAACTCAAAGAATTCCGCAGTTTCCCGTCTCATTAAAGACGCCCTTGCCAATGACCTCATAAAACCCTTTGACCCCGACACAGCACCAAGATATATGAAATATGTACCAATCTGGGCGTGA
- a CDS encoding PIN domain-containing protein, whose translation MDTSFIIDILEGDNEANEKYEGLLRSNTELFSTVFTNIELYQGIGNKSGKPKDDYEKLQKFLSMINTIGYEPEDSDICAAYCYKLMCRKNSPVRKLRGYDIAIAAIAHRTGQAVITRDNHFKSRYNVPVISY comes from the coding sequence ATGGATACAAGTTTTATAATCGACATTTTAGAAGGTGATAATGAAGCCAATGAAAAATATGAGGGGCTATTAAGAAGTAATACAGAACTTTTCAGCACAGTATTTACTAACATTGAATTATATCAGGGAATTGGAAACAAATCCGGTAAACCCAAAGATGATTATGAAAAACTGCAAAAATTCCTGAGTATGATCAATACCATAGGCTACGAACCCGAAGACAGTGACATTTGTGCAGCATACTGTTACAAACTCATGTGCCGGAAGAACAGTCCCGTCCGGAAACTAAGAGGGTATGATATAGCCATTGCGGCAATAGCACACCGCACCGGCCAGGCAGTAATCACAAGGGATAATCATTTCAAAAGCCGCTACAACGTCCCTGTAATATCATACTGA